A region from the Lolium perenne isolate Kyuss_39 chromosome 4, Kyuss_2.0, whole genome shotgun sequence genome encodes:
- the LOC139830258 gene encoding uncharacterized protein, with translation MSVVPPQPPAALPIQFPSHHFPSHPILNVHITDYIKFQVNSSGANFSKWRQIFVFLMTMYKVMDHVTEGAAPPNPDDTWRAVDIHLSLWIMATLSDDLHRLVKGADGLALTTWTRLQRFFLANKDSRYLFLSKAFRSTPRGDMTVATYAGKLQSIADDLAALGRPVDDRDLAHQFLDGLGEAYLLQSEILKGNPPLPPFAECISRIQLAEVDVKSQQSHGTTAFIAHGTGDRVQPQGAGGGHQQQQSGGGGPQHQSGGGGRGRGRGQQHHHFGQGSGGGQPQFGGRGGQPGSSQHPWFGYFAPVGAPFPPARSTWVPPNAASVLGPRPGAPSSAYPVMYSATTPAPYQQLPQLPYQQHSSPHYATTPYSFDYAAMIHDAASNSGYQPPPPEWVMDSGASSHVTGKTGNLTTSHSSLGHLNSQYITVGNGSKLPILAVGSVKISSLPLTLQNVLVSPQTVKNLISVRQFTRDNLVSIEFDPFGFSVKDLATKTLLLRSNSDDGLYPFFGDKNSIPMALTTTTVSTEDPVVTQQPRRIHLGSSAPPTSYLPGLPVSGSSPAPQRGDTTPSPTPHQPHAATPPTSTPPAPASRRAPNLPSPSPGPPPSRAPSLPPPEPPLPPKSVAVEPPQNQHNMVTRGKTGYFMPKQTFSLHTSTHSDISPLPSTYRSALKDPNWHAAMLDEFNALMRNDTWSLVVRPAGVNVVTGKWIFRHKMNPDGTLARYKARWVVRGFTQQEGVDYGETFSPVVKPATIRTVLSIATTQSWPIHQMDVKNAFLHGHLAETVYCEQPSGFVDPTHPSHVCRLHKSLYGLKQAPRTWFHRFTQFITSIGFSVSKCDSSLFILKRGASTAYLLLYVDDIILTANTTHLLHTIISSLNHEFSMTDLGDIHHFLGINVHRTHEGLFLSQQQYTLEVLERAKMLNCHPISTPIDTRSKVSATDGVPFSDPSLYRSLAGALQYLTLTRPDLSYAVQQVCLFMHAPRDSHYQLIKRILRYIKGTSHYGLKIHMSSSMELIAYSDADWAGCPDTRKSTSGFCVFIGNNLVSWPSRRQPTVSQSSAEAEYRALANCIADCCWLHQLLHELHHPPTRATVVYCDNVSAMYMASNPVQHQRTKHIEIDLHFVRDRVALGEVRVLHVPTSSQFADIFTKGLPTTIFEEFRSSLNIAPSRKRTSEVGEEEQREASQTQEATYLWTDAARCRWWPPHLWLTWASPPHRSLLIVPPPCQRWRRDPNSRPMLCGGQISASCRDD, from the exons ATGTCGGTTGTTCCCCCACAGCCCCCCGCCGCTCTTCCCATCCAATTTCCCTcccaccacttcccttctcaCCCAATCCTCAACGTGCACATCACCGACTACATCAAATTTCAGGTGAATTCCTCCGGGGCAAACTTCTCCAAATGGCGACAAATCTTCGTCTTCCTCATGACCATGTACAAGGTCATGGATCATGTCACCGAAGGGGCTGCGCCCCCCAATCCCGACGATACCTGGCGCGCCGTCGACATCCATCTGAGCCTATGGATCATGGCGACCCTCTCCGATGATCTCCATCGCCTCGTCAAAGGGGCCGACGGCCTCGCCCTCACCACGTGGACCCGGCTGCAGCGCTTCTTCCTCGCCAACAAGGACTCCCGGTACCTTTTCCTGAGCAAGGCCTTCCGCAGCACTCCCCGCGGCGACATGACCGTCGCCACCTATGCCGGCAAACTCCAGTCCATCGCCGACGACCTGGCGGCTCTCGGGCGGCCCGTCGACGACCGTGACCTCGCGCATCAATTCCTCGATGGGTTGGGTGAGGCCTATCTGCTCCAGTCCGAGATCCTCAAAGGCAATCCGCCCCTGCCACCGTTCGCGGAGTGCATCTCGCGGATCCAGCTCGCCGAGGTCGACGTCAAGTCGCAGCAGTCCCACGGCACCACCGCCTTCATTGCCCACGGCACTGGCGACCGTGTCCAGCCCCAA GGAGCCGGCGGTGGTCACCAGCAGCAGCAGTCCGGCGGTGGCGGTCCGCAACACCAGTCCGGCGGGGGCGGCCGCGGACGTGGACGCGGCCAGCAGCATCACCACTTTGGTCAAGGCAGTGGCGGTGGTCAGCCGCAGTTCGGCGGCCGTGGCGGCCAGCCTGGCTCCTCCCAGCACCCCTGGTTTGGGTACTTTGCACCCGTCGGCGCCCCGTTCCCGCCGGCTCGGTCTACCTGGGTGCCTCCCAACGCTGCCAGCGTGCTCGGCCCTCGCCCGGGTGCACCCTCCTCTGCCTACCCAGTCATGTACTCCGCCACCACGCCCGCCCCGTACCAGCAACTGCCCCAGCTGCCGTACCAGCAGCACTCTTCTCCGCACTACGCCACCACGCCATACTCCTTCGACTATGCAGCGATGATCCATGATGCTGCAAGCAACTCCGGGTaccagccacctccaccagaaTGGGTCATGGACTCCGGCGCCTCCTCCCACGTCACCGGTAAGACGGGTAACTTGACTACCTCTCATTCCTCTTTAGGTCATTTGAATTCTCAGTATATCACTGTTGGTAATGGGTCTAAACTTCCAATTCTAGCAGTAGGGTCTGTCAAAATATCTAGCCTTCCACTCACTCTTCAAAATGTTCTAGTCTCACCACAAACTGTTAAGAATCTCATATCCGTCCGTCAATTCACTCGTGATAATCTTGTTTCCATTGAGTTTGACCCTTTTGGTTTTTCCGTGAAGGACCTAGCCACCAAGACCCTACTTCTTCGCTCCAATAGTGATGATGGCCTCTACCCATTCTTCGGCGACAAGAACTCCATCCCCATGGctctcaccaccaccacc GTCTCCACAGAAGATCCCGTGGTCACCCAGCAGCCCAGACGTATCCACCTCGGATCCTCCGCCCCACCAACCTCGTACCTGCCAGGTCTGCCCGTATCTGGCTCGTCGCCCGCGCCCCAGCGAGGGGACACGACCCCGTCCCCCACCCCGCACCAACCACACGCTGCCACGCCACCCACCTCGACCCCGCCTGCTCCCGCCTCGCGACGCGCACCGAATCTCCCGTCTCCATCGCCTGGCCCACCGCCCAGCCGCGCCCCATCGCTACCGCCACCCGAACCACCCCTGCCACCAAAATCTGTCGCGGTAGAGCCACCCCAGAACCAACACAACATGGTCACACGCGGTAAAACTGGGTATTTTATGCCTAAACAAACTTTCTCTCTTCACACCTCTACACATTCCGACATTTCTCCACTCCCCTCCACCTACCGTTCCGCTCTCAAGGACCCTAACTGGCATGCTGCTATGCTCGATGAATTTAATGCTCTAATGCGGAATGACACGTGGTCTTTAGTTGTTCGTCCTGCAGGTGTCAATGTGGTGACCGGGAAGTGGATTTTTCGCCACAAGATGAACCCTGATGGTACCCTTGCTCGCTACAAGGCTCGCTGGGTGGTTCGCGGTTTCACACAGCAGGAAGGGGTAGATTATGGAGAGACCTTCAGTCCAGTGGTCAAGCCCGCCACTATTCGCACTGTCCTCAGCATTGCTACCACCCAGTCTTGGCCCATTCACCAGATGGACGTCAAGAATGCCTTTCTTCATGGACACCTTGCGGAGACAGTGTATTGTGAGCAGCCCTCCGGTTTTGTTGATCCTACTCACCCCTCTCATGTGTGCCGCTTACATAAATCTCTTTATGGCCTCAAACAAGCACCCCGCACTTGGTTTCATCGCTTCACACAGTTCATTACCTCTATTGGGTTCTCTGTTTCCAAGTGTGACTCCTCCCTCTTCATACTCAAACGAGGGGCCTCCACCGCATACCTTCTTTTGTATGTAGATGACATTATTCTCACCGCAAACACCACACACCTCCTGCATACAATTATTTCCTCACTCAATCATGAATTTTCCATGACTGATCTTGGTGACATTCATCATTTTCTCGGCATCAATGTTCATCGCACACATGAAGGGCTCTTTTTATCACAGCAGCAGTACACCTTGGAGGTTTTGGAGCGAGCAAAAATGCTCAATTGTCACCCCATTTCGACACCCATTGACACTCGCTCCAAAGTCTCAGCCACCGATGGTGTCCCTTTTTCTGATCCGAGTCTCTACAGGAGTCTTGCCGGGGCCCTACAGTATCTCACCCTCACGAGACCGGATCTCTCATATGCAGTGCAGCAGGTTTGCTTGTTTATGCATGCCCCTCGGGACTCCCACTATCAGCTGATCAAGCGTATACTGCGTTATATCAAGGGCACATCTCATTATGGACTAAAgatacacatgtcatcttctatggagCTGATTGCTTACTCTGATGCGGATTGGGCCGGGTGCCCTGACACTCGCAAGTCCACTTCTGGCTTTTGTGTGTTCATTGGCAACAACTTGGTCTCCTGGCCTTCTCGACGACAACCCACCGTCTCCCAGTCGAGTGCGGAGGCCGAGTATAGAGCACTTGCAAATTGCATCGCTGACTGTTGTTGGCTCCACCAACTTCTTCATGAGCTTCATCATCCTCCTACACGTGCCACAGTGGTGTATTGTGACAATGTTTCAGCTATGTACATGGCCTCCAATCCTGTTCAACACCAACGGACAAAGCATATCGAGATTGATCTACATTTTGTCCGTGATCGTGTGGCACTAGGAGAAGTTCGAGTCCTCCATGTTCCCACCAGCTCTCAATTTGCAGATATATTTACGAAGGGATTGCCGACTACCATCTTTGAGGAGTTCCGCTCCAGCCTGAACATTGCTCCAAGC AGAAAGAGGACAAGTGAGGTGGGAGAGGAAGAACAGAGAGAGGCCTCGCAGACTCAGGAGGCCACGTACCTGTGGACCGACGCCGCTCGTTGTCGCTGGTGGCCTCCGCACCTGTGGTTGACATGGGCGTCACCTCCTCACCGCTCCCTGCTCATTGTCCCGCCTCCATGCCAACGATGGCGCCGCGACCCTAACTCCCGCCCGATGTTGTGCGGCGGCCAGATCAGCGCCAGCTGCCGCGACGACTGA